A genome region from Gallus gallus isolate bGalGal1 chromosome 9, bGalGal1.mat.broiler.GRCg7b, whole genome shotgun sequence includes the following:
- the LOC424918 gene encoding mucin-7 isoform X4: MAARRGRLPLFLLLSLAGSKLALGTTAVGATVPTPTAPPVSLLSTAAPTPASSPGTETPTPAMPSTAPGTSSAPLTSAHTAAPPEPSTTVADTTTTSITSTVFPRSTPSPSPPLGSTTETSPGVSTLTTETSPDTSMTPQSPTATPGTEPSSPDTTSAQSPDGTISPSAELPPACPSTPSNASASQLFLSMRLATPLDMENTTVQELLLAKLHRDLQAAFPCAGLLLQWRGKKLI, translated from the exons ATGGCTGCACGTAGGGGACGGCTgcctctgttcctgctgctgagcCTCGCTGGGTCAAAGCTGGCACTGG GGACCACAGCAGTGGGTGCGACGGTGCCAACGCCCACAGCGCCCCCCGTGTCGCTGCTCAGCACCGCAGCCCCCACTCCTGCCTCCAGCCCGGGCACAGAAACCCCCACCCCAGCGATGCCCAGCACCGCCCCAGGGACCAGCAGTGCTCCCCTCActtcagcacacacagctgcaccTCCTGAGCCCTCTACAACCGTGGCagacaccaccaccacctccatcACCAGCACAGTGTTCCCCAGGAGCACCCCCAGTCCCAGCCCACCGCTGGGGAGCACCACTGAAACCAGCCCTGGTGTCTCCACACTGACCACGGAAACATCTCCGGACACCTCGATGACACCGCAgagccccactgccaccccag GCACAGAGCCCTCCTCCCCCGACACcacctcagcacagagcccGGATGGCACCATCAGCCCCTCCGCGGAGCTGCCACCAGCCTGCCCCAGCACCCCGAGCAATGCCA GTGCATCCCAGCTCTTCCTCTCCATGCGTCTCGCCACTCCTCTGGATATGGAGAACACcacagtgcaggagctgctcctggccAAG CTCCACAGGGACCTGCAGGCTGCCTTCCCATGTGCCGGGCTTCTGCTGCAGTGGAGAGGGAAGAAGCTGATCTGA
- the LOC424918 gene encoding mucin-7 isoform X3, which yields MAARRGRLPLFLLLSLAGSKLALGTTAVGATVPTPTAPPVSLLSTAAPTPASSPGTETPTPAMPSTAPGTSSAPLTSAHTAAPPEPSTTVADTTTTSITSTVFPRSTPSPSPPLGSTTETSPGVSTLTTETSPDTSMTPQSPTATPGTEPSSPDTTSAQSPDGTISPSAELPPACPSTPSNASASQLFLSMRLATPLDMENTTVQELLLAKGPAGCLPMCRASAAVEREEADLSPSPEDAGWD from the exons ATGGCTGCACGTAGGGGACGGCTgcctctgttcctgctgctgagcCTCGCTGGGTCAAAGCTGGCACTGG GGACCACAGCAGTGGGTGCGACGGTGCCAACGCCCACAGCGCCCCCCGTGTCGCTGCTCAGCACCGCAGCCCCCACTCCTGCCTCCAGCCCGGGCACAGAAACCCCCACCCCAGCGATGCCCAGCACCGCCCCAGGGACCAGCAGTGCTCCCCTCActtcagcacacacagctgcaccTCCTGAGCCCTCTACAACCGTGGCagacaccaccaccacctccatcACCAGCACAGTGTTCCCCAGGAGCACCCCCAGTCCCAGCCCACCGCTGGGGAGCACCACTGAAACCAGCCCTGGTGTCTCCACACTGACCACGGAAACATCTCCGGACACCTCGATGACACCGCAgagccccactgccaccccag GCACAGAGCCCTCCTCCCCCGACACcacctcagcacagagcccGGATGGCACCATCAGCCCCTCCGCGGAGCTGCCACCAGCCTGCCCCAGCACCCCGAGCAATGCCA GTGCATCCCAGCTCTTCCTCTCCATGCGTCTCGCCACTCCTCTGGATATGGAGAACACcacagtgcaggagctgctcctggccAAG GGACCTGCAGGCTGCCTTCCCATGTGCCGGGCTTCTGCTGCAGTGGAGAGGGAAGAAGCTGATCTGAGCCCATCGCCGGAGGATGCTGGGTGGGACTGA
- the LOC424918 gene encoding flocculation protein FLO11 isoform X1, with product MPEQADSSAEPSTAPVGFTTTSISSTAPPRSTLTPSQTLESTAETSSGISTITLQIDAFIHSTATTQMTTTTTPSPSSTTMASTWAEITSAGTSTAPAPTTPSHTDSSAEPSTALVSTSTTVVLRSTLTPSSPLENTAESSPAVPTLTAGTSLTSPSATTGTTAVGATVPTPTAPPVSLLSTAAPTPASSPGTETPTPAMPSTAPGTSSAPLTSAHTAAPPEPSTTVADTTTTSITSTVFPRSTPSPSPPLGSTTETSPGVSTLTTETSPDTSMTPQSPTATPGTEPSSPDTTSAQSPDGTISPSAELPPACPSTPSNATQDGWGTTRAVPAAPRCIPALPLHASRHSSGYGEHHSAGAAPGQAPQGPAGCLPMCRASAAVEREEADLSPSPEDAGWD from the exons catcagcagcacagcGCCTCCCAGGAGCACTCTCACTCCCAGCCAGACACTGGAGAGCACAGCTGAGACCAGCTCTGGTATCTCCACCATAACTCTACAGATAGATGCCTTCATACACAGCACTGCAACAACCCAGAtgaccaccaccaccaccccaagCCCATCCTCTACAACCATGGCATCCACCTGGGCTGAGATCACATCAGCAGGGaccagcacagccccggctCCCACCACACCATCACACACAGATTCCTCAGCTGAGCCTTCCACAGCCCTGGTGAGCACCAGCACCACAGTGGTCCTCAGGAGCACCCTCACTCCCAGTTCACCACTGGAGAacacagctgagagcagccccgcTGTACCCACCCTGACCGCAGGGACATCCTTAACAAGCCCCAGTGCCACCACAG GGACCACAGCAGTGGGTGCGACGGTGCCAACGCCCACAGCGCCCCCCGTGTCGCTGCTCAGCACCGCAGCCCCCACTCCTGCCTCCAGCCCGGGCACAGAAACCCCCACCCCAGCGATGCCCAGCACCGCCCCAGGGACCAGCAGTGCTCCCCTCActtcagcacacacagctgcaccTCCTGAGCCCTCTACAACCGTGGCagacaccaccaccacctccatcACCAGCACAGTGTTCCCCAGGAGCACCCCCAGTCCCAGCCCACCGCTGGGGAGCACCACTGAAACCAGCCCTGGTGTCTCCACACTGACCACGGAAACATCTCCGGACACCTCGATGACACCGCAgagccccactgccaccccag GCACAGAGCCCTCCTCCCCCGACACcacctcagcacagagcccGGATGGCACCATCAGCCCCTCCGCGGAGCTGCCACCAGCCTGCCCCAGCACCCCGAGCAATGCCA cgcaggatggatggggcacaACCAGAGCTGTGCCCGCTGCTCCCAGGTGCATCCCAGCTCTTCCTCTCCATGCGTCTCGCCACTCCTCTGGATATGGAGAACACcacagtgcaggagctgctcctggccAAG CTCCACAGGGACCTGCAGGCTGCCTTCCCATGTGCCGGGCTTCTGCTGCAGTGGAGAGGGAAGAAGCTGATCTGAGCCCATCGCCGGAGGATGCTGGGTGGGACTGA
- the LOC424918 gene encoding vegetative cell wall protein gp1 isoform X2: MAARRGRLPLFLLLSLAGSKLALGTTAVGATVPTPTAPPVSLLSTAAPTPASSPGTETPTPAMPSTAPGTSSAPLTSAHTAAPPEPSTTVADTTTTSITSTVFPRSTPSPSPPLGSTTETSPGVSTLTTETSPDTSMTPQSPTATPGTEPSSPDTTSAQSPDGTISPSAELPPACPSTPSNATQDGWGTTRAVPAAPRCIPALPLHASRHSSGYGEHHSAGAAPGQAPQGPAGCLPMCRASAAVEREEADLSPSPEDAGWD, from the exons ATGGCTGCACGTAGGGGACGGCTgcctctgttcctgctgctgagcCTCGCTGGGTCAAAGCTGGCACTGG GGACCACAGCAGTGGGTGCGACGGTGCCAACGCCCACAGCGCCCCCCGTGTCGCTGCTCAGCACCGCAGCCCCCACTCCTGCCTCCAGCCCGGGCACAGAAACCCCCACCCCAGCGATGCCCAGCACCGCCCCAGGGACCAGCAGTGCTCCCCTCActtcagcacacacagctgcaccTCCTGAGCCCTCTACAACCGTGGCagacaccaccaccacctccatcACCAGCACAGTGTTCCCCAGGAGCACCCCCAGTCCCAGCCCACCGCTGGGGAGCACCACTGAAACCAGCCCTGGTGTCTCCACACTGACCACGGAAACATCTCCGGACACCTCGATGACACCGCAgagccccactgccaccccag GCACAGAGCCCTCCTCCCCCGACACcacctcagcacagagcccGGATGGCACCATCAGCCCCTCCGCGGAGCTGCCACCAGCCTGCCCCAGCACCCCGAGCAATGCCA cgcaggatggatggggcacaACCAGAGCTGTGCCCGCTGCTCCCAGGTGCATCCCAGCTCTTCCTCTCCATGCGTCTCGCCACTCCTCTGGATATGGAGAACACcacagtgcaggagctgctcctggccAAG CTCCACAGGGACCTGCAGGCTGCCTTCCCATGTGCCGGGCTTCTGCTGCAGTGGAGAGGGAAGAAGCTGATCTGAGCCCATCGCCGGAGGATGCTGGGTGGGACTGA